The genomic window GTAATAACCAACGCCACCGATAATAACGGTAGCAAGACCGATGGTTGCTAGAATATTGCGGATGATTGGCATTTTCCTCTCCGGACTTGATGAGCCGATAACTACAATGGGTGCGGCAATCGTATGAGATACCCTATGTTGCACAATTCAACAACAACGACGAATTCCATTCCACTTACGCTCCTGCTCCCTTAGATAAAAAGTACGTCGATCCAAAAACGGTAGGTCGGCATGATGGATGGCGTGGTGGTGCAAATAACGTTTATAGCTGTCATTCCCGAAAAAACAGCGTAACTGTTGCCACCAATAATTCAAAGTTCGACGCAGTGCCATAATCGCTATATGAAAGTTAGGTTGAAATTAACAAACAACTCAAGTTGTCACCTAGTGCGCCTTGCCCCTCTCCCGGAGGGAGGGAGGGAGAGGGACTTTGTCATTTTCTACGTAGGAGCGTAAGAATGATGAGTAAGAACAAATATTGCGGGTTAAGAGGTAGGCAACATTGAGTCCAGAAAACTAAATAACTGCCCTCAAATCTAACAAAGAAACGATTTGGCTTTCCTTGGACTTACCCGCTAATCTCGGACCCAATCTTCCACCAGTCGGCTAGGCTCGTGGGGAGATTCGGATAACGGCGGCACCGGTTGGCCTTGTAAGTGACGTAATCCTATCCGTAGCATGTCCAGGATCACTACCCACAATACCAGCACGAAGAAAACCGTTAAGCCTGCATCCAGGCGCTGATTAAAAATAAGTTTCTCTGCTACTGCTGCCCGTTCTGGAAGAAGGGCGCCAGCCGCCAATTTGTTGGCCAGCTCCGTTGCTGCAGTGAGAAAACCCACCCGAACGTCATCACTCATGACCTTTTCCCAGGCAGCAGTTGTGGTTACTATGGCGAGCCACCCCAAAGGTAACGCCGTAATCCATGCCTGGCGCAGCCGT from Gammaproteobacteria bacterium includes these protein-coding regions:
- a CDS encoding conserved hypothetical protein (Evidence 4 : Unknown function but conserved in other organisms); amino-acid sequence: MALRRTLNYWWQQLRCFFGNDSYKRYLHHHAIHHADLPFLDRRTFYLREQERKWNGIRRCC